A portion of the Choristoneura fumiferana chromosome 6, NRCan_CFum_1, whole genome shotgun sequence genome contains these proteins:
- the LOC141429311 gene encoding sodium-independent sulfate anion transporter-like isoform X3 yields the protein MKEQLISFDPAWDRAPTLARRGSSRRTHVDAQDDHEIPGSTVQGTMLYMVFGTVKEVSIGPTSLMALLVLQACHGLPVQYVTLLAFLSGAVVLLMGLLRLGFLVDLISPPVTSGFTSGTAVIIVVTQLKGLLGLSFTAESIPDNLALIARQWDRVQLPDVLLSLVCCTLLLLLRKLKDLQVGPKRAALQRALWLVSISRNALVVAGAAFFAYHACDHDKPFIKLSGHVTPGLPPLSLPAFSLQGADNSTVSFTEMVHELGSAVIMMPIVMVLANIAIAKAFTSGGRVDATQEMLTLGVCNMAGALVHAMPTCGAFTRSAVSHSSGVQTPAAGLYSGIIVLLALRFMTHYFKFIPKACLSSVLICAVIFMIDLGTVRRLWRTSRAELAVLLLTFMVCLADSVERAVLVGVLAATAVLLRAVMRPAVHRHHLQVGGTEATRVRPTLALIFLNVEHVSAKLVAAARARPHAPLLLDCSALSLIDDASRQALERLVKKFKSADQKLIVYNASPEVLKSLEAVEGLDKRALGAATALEALTAIVDTSDHIVETTALLEKKETLSENFVSNNNCDGP from the exons ATGAAGGAGCAGCTGATCAGCTTCGACCCGGCGTGGGACCGCGCGCCGACGCTCGCGCGCCGAGGGTCGTCGCGCCGCACCCATGTGGACGCCCAAGACGATCACGAGATACCCGGCTCCACCGTACAAG GCACGATGCTGTACATGGTGTTCGGCACGGTGAAGGAGGTGAGCATCGGGCCGACGAGCCTGATGGCGCTGCTGGTGCTGCAGGCGTGCCACGGGCTGCCCGTGCAGTACGTCACGCTGCTCGCCTTCCTCTCCGGCGCCGTCGTCCTGCTCATGGGCCTGCTGCGGCTCG GTTTCCTGGTGGACCTGATTTCGCCGCCGGTGACGAGCGGCTTCACGTCGGGCACGGCGGTGATCATCGTGGTGACGCAGCTGAAGGGTCTGCTGGGGCTGAGCTTCACGGCCGAGTCCATCCCGGACAACTTGGCGCTCATTGCGCGCCAGTGGGACCGCGTGCAGCTGCCCGACGTGCTGCTGAGTCTCGTCTGCTGCACCCTGCTGCTGCTGCTCAGA AAGCTGAAAGACTTGCAGGTGGGCCCTAAGCGTGCGGCGCTGCAGCGCGCGCTGTGGCTGGTGTCCATCAGCCGCAACGCGCTGGTGGTCGCCGGCGCCGCCTTCTTCGCCTACCACGCCTGCGACCACGACAAGCCCTTCATCAAGCTCTCTG GGCACGTGACGCCGGGCCTGCCGCCGCTGTCGCTGCCGGCGTTCAGTCTGCAGGGCGCCGACAACAGCACGGTCAGCTTCACCGAGATGGTGCACGAGCTGGGCTCCGCCGTCATCATGATGCCCATCGTCATGGTGCTCGCCAACATCGCCATCGCCAAGGCTTTCA CGTCGGGCGGGCGCGTGGACGCGACGCAGGAGATGCTGACACTGGGCGTGTGCAACATGGCGGGCGCGCTGGTACACGCCATGCCCACGTGCGGCGCCTTCACGCGCTCCGCCGTGTCGCACTCCAGCGGCGTGCAGACGCCCGCCGCCGGCCTCTACTCTG gAATCATCGTACTACTGGCGCTGCGATTCATGACGCACTACTTCAAGTTTATTCCAAAGGCCTGCCTCTCGTCAGTTCTCATCTGCGCTGTTATatttatg ATCGACCTGGGCACGGTGCGGCGGCTGTGGCGCACGAGCCGCGCCGAGCTGGCGGTGCTGCTGCTGACGTTCATGGTGTGCCTGGCCGACAGCGTGGAGCGCGCCGTGCTGGTGGGCGTGCTGGCCGCCACCGCCGTGCTGCTGCGCGCCGTCATGCGCCCCGCCGTGCACCGCCACCATCTGCAG GTGGGCGGCACGGAGGCGACGCGCGTGCGGCCGACGCTGGCGCTGATCTTCTTGAACGTAGAGCACGTGTCGGCGAAGCTagtggcggcggcgcgcgcgcggccgcacGCGCCCCTGCTGCTCGACTGCAGCGCGCTCTCGCTCATAGACGATGCCTCGAGACAG GCACTGGAGCGTCTAGTCAAAAAGTTCAAGAGTGCTGATCAGAAACTCATCGTATACAACGCGTCTCCTGAAGTCCTGAAGAGCCTGGAGGCGGTGGAAGGCCTGGACAAACGCGCGCTGGGGGCTGCCACAGCCCTGGAGGCTCTCACGGCGATCGTTGACACCAGCGACCACATCGTTGAGACCACAGCGTTGTTGGAAAAGAAGGAAACATTATCTGAAAATTTTGTGTCGAACAATAACTGTGATGGACCGTAA
- the LOC141429311 gene encoding sodium-independent sulfate anion transporter-like isoform X4, translating to MLYMVFGTVKEVSIGPTSLMALLVLQACHGLPVQYVTLLAFLSGAVVLLMGLLRLGFLVDLISPPVTSGFTSGTAVIIVVTQLKGLLGLSFTAESIPDNLALIARQWDRVQLPDVLLSLVCCTLLLLLRKLKDLQVGPKRAALQRALWLVSISRNALVVAGAAFFAYHACDHDKPFIKLSGHVTPGLPPLSLPAFSLQGADNSTVSFTEMVHELGSAVIMMPIVMVLANIAIAKAFTSGGRVDATQEMLTLGVCNMAGALVHAMPTCGAFTRSAVSHSSGVQTPAAGLYSGIIVLLALRFMTHYFKFIPKACLSSVLICAVIFMIDLGTVRRLWRTSRAELAVLLLTFMVCLADSVERAVLVGVLAATAVLLRAVMRPAVHRHHLQVGGTEATRVRPTLALIFLNVEHVSAKLVAAARARPHAPLLLDCSALSLIDDASRQALERLVKKFKSADQKLIVYNASPEVLKSLEAVEGLDKRALGAATALEALTAIVDTSDHIVETTALLEKKETLSENFVSNNNCDGP from the exons ATGCTGTACATGGTGTTCGGCACGGTGAAGGAGGTGAGCATCGGGCCGACGAGCCTGATGGCGCTGCTGGTGCTGCAGGCGTGCCACGGGCTGCCCGTGCAGTACGTCACGCTGCTCGCCTTCCTCTCCGGCGCCGTCGTCCTGCTCATGGGCCTGCTGCGGCTCG GTTTCCTGGTGGACCTGATTTCGCCGCCGGTGACGAGCGGCTTCACGTCGGGCACGGCGGTGATCATCGTGGTGACGCAGCTGAAGGGTCTGCTGGGGCTGAGCTTCACGGCCGAGTCCATCCCGGACAACTTGGCGCTCATTGCGCGCCAGTGGGACCGCGTGCAGCTGCCCGACGTGCTGCTGAGTCTCGTCTGCTGCACCCTGCTGCTGCTGCTCAGA AAGCTGAAAGACTTGCAGGTGGGCCCTAAGCGTGCGGCGCTGCAGCGCGCGCTGTGGCTGGTGTCCATCAGCCGCAACGCGCTGGTGGTCGCCGGCGCCGCCTTCTTCGCCTACCACGCCTGCGACCACGACAAGCCCTTCATCAAGCTCTCTG GGCACGTGACGCCGGGCCTGCCGCCGCTGTCGCTGCCGGCGTTCAGTCTGCAGGGCGCCGACAACAGCACGGTCAGCTTCACCGAGATGGTGCACGAGCTGGGCTCCGCCGTCATCATGATGCCCATCGTCATGGTGCTCGCCAACATCGCCATCGCCAAGGCTTTCA CGTCGGGCGGGCGCGTGGACGCGACGCAGGAGATGCTGACACTGGGCGTGTGCAACATGGCGGGCGCGCTGGTACACGCCATGCCCACGTGCGGCGCCTTCACGCGCTCCGCCGTGTCGCACTCCAGCGGCGTGCAGACGCCCGCCGCCGGCCTCTACTCTG gAATCATCGTACTACTGGCGCTGCGATTCATGACGCACTACTTCAAGTTTATTCCAAAGGCCTGCCTCTCGTCAGTTCTCATCTGCGCTGTTATatttatg ATCGACCTGGGCACGGTGCGGCGGCTGTGGCGCACGAGCCGCGCCGAGCTGGCGGTGCTGCTGCTGACGTTCATGGTGTGCCTGGCCGACAGCGTGGAGCGCGCCGTGCTGGTGGGCGTGCTGGCCGCCACCGCCGTGCTGCTGCGCGCCGTCATGCGCCCCGCCGTGCACCGCCACCATCTGCAG GTGGGCGGCACGGAGGCGACGCGCGTGCGGCCGACGCTGGCGCTGATCTTCTTGAACGTAGAGCACGTGTCGGCGAAGCTagtggcggcggcgcgcgcgcggccgcacGCGCCCCTGCTGCTCGACTGCAGCGCGCTCTCGCTCATAGACGATGCCTCGAGACAG GCACTGGAGCGTCTAGTCAAAAAGTTCAAGAGTGCTGATCAGAAACTCATCGTATACAACGCGTCTCCTGAAGTCCTGAAGAGCCTGGAGGCGGTGGAAGGCCTGGACAAACGCGCGCTGGGGGCTGCCACAGCCCTGGAGGCTCTCACGGCGATCGTTGACACCAGCGACCACATCGTTGAGACCACAGCGTTGTTGGAAAAGAAGGAAACATTATCTGAAAATTTTGTGTCGAACAATAACTGTGATGGACCGTAA
- the LOC141429311 gene encoding sodium-independent sulfate anion transporter-like isoform X1, with protein MDTEEGTPFPTQKVGGGWRRALERRVPLLAWAPRYSRLAAAADLVAGVTLGLTLVPQSIAYAALAGLPVHYGLYSSFMGTMLYMVFGTVKEVSIGPTSLMALLVLQACHGLPVQYVTLLAFLSGAVVLLMGLLRLGFLVDLISPPVTSGFTSGTAVIIVVTQLKGLLGLSFTAESIPDNLALIARQWDRVQLPDVLLSLVCCTLLLLLRKLKDLQVGPKRAALQRALWLVSISRNALVVAGAAFFAYHACDHDKPFIKLSGHVTPGLPPLSLPAFSLQGADNSTVSFTEMVHELGSAVIMMPIVMVLANIAIAKAFTSGGRVDATQEMLTLGVCNMAGALVHAMPTCGAFTRSAVSHSSGVQTPAAGLYSGIIVLLALRFMTHYFKFIPKACLSSVLICAVIFMIDLGTVRRLWRTSRAELAVLLLTFMVCLADSVERAVLVGVLAATAVLLRAVMRPAVHRHHLQVGGTEATRVRPTLALIFLNVEHVSAKLVAAARARPHAPLLLDCSALSLIDDASRQALERLVKKFKSADQKLIVYNASPEVLKSLEAVEGLDKRALGAATALEALTAIVDTSDHIVETTALLEKKETLSENFVSNNNCDGP; from the exons ATGGACACAGAGGAGGGCACGCCGTTCCCGACGCAGAAGGTGGGCGGCGGGTGGCGGCGCGCGCTGGAGCGGCGCGTGCCGCTGCTGGCGTGGGCGCCGCGCTACTCGCggctggcggcggcggccgaCCTGGTGGCGGGCGTCACGCTCGGCCTCACGCTCGTGCCGCAGAGCATCGCCTACGCCGCGCTCGCCGGCCTGCCCGTCCACTACGGACTCTACTCCTCCTTCATGG GCACGATGCTGTACATGGTGTTCGGCACGGTGAAGGAGGTGAGCATCGGGCCGACGAGCCTGATGGCGCTGCTGGTGCTGCAGGCGTGCCACGGGCTGCCCGTGCAGTACGTCACGCTGCTCGCCTTCCTCTCCGGCGCCGTCGTCCTGCTCATGGGCCTGCTGCGGCTCG GTTTCCTGGTGGACCTGATTTCGCCGCCGGTGACGAGCGGCTTCACGTCGGGCACGGCGGTGATCATCGTGGTGACGCAGCTGAAGGGTCTGCTGGGGCTGAGCTTCACGGCCGAGTCCATCCCGGACAACTTGGCGCTCATTGCGCGCCAGTGGGACCGCGTGCAGCTGCCCGACGTGCTGCTGAGTCTCGTCTGCTGCACCCTGCTGCTGCTGCTCAGA AAGCTGAAAGACTTGCAGGTGGGCCCTAAGCGTGCGGCGCTGCAGCGCGCGCTGTGGCTGGTGTCCATCAGCCGCAACGCGCTGGTGGTCGCCGGCGCCGCCTTCTTCGCCTACCACGCCTGCGACCACGACAAGCCCTTCATCAAGCTCTCTG GGCACGTGACGCCGGGCCTGCCGCCGCTGTCGCTGCCGGCGTTCAGTCTGCAGGGCGCCGACAACAGCACGGTCAGCTTCACCGAGATGGTGCACGAGCTGGGCTCCGCCGTCATCATGATGCCCATCGTCATGGTGCTCGCCAACATCGCCATCGCCAAGGCTTTCA CGTCGGGCGGGCGCGTGGACGCGACGCAGGAGATGCTGACACTGGGCGTGTGCAACATGGCGGGCGCGCTGGTACACGCCATGCCCACGTGCGGCGCCTTCACGCGCTCCGCCGTGTCGCACTCCAGCGGCGTGCAGACGCCCGCCGCCGGCCTCTACTCTG gAATCATCGTACTACTGGCGCTGCGATTCATGACGCACTACTTCAAGTTTATTCCAAAGGCCTGCCTCTCGTCAGTTCTCATCTGCGCTGTTATatttatg ATCGACCTGGGCACGGTGCGGCGGCTGTGGCGCACGAGCCGCGCCGAGCTGGCGGTGCTGCTGCTGACGTTCATGGTGTGCCTGGCCGACAGCGTGGAGCGCGCCGTGCTGGTGGGCGTGCTGGCCGCCACCGCCGTGCTGCTGCGCGCCGTCATGCGCCCCGCCGTGCACCGCCACCATCTGCAG GTGGGCGGCACGGAGGCGACGCGCGTGCGGCCGACGCTGGCGCTGATCTTCTTGAACGTAGAGCACGTGTCGGCGAAGCTagtggcggcggcgcgcgcgcggccgcacGCGCCCCTGCTGCTCGACTGCAGCGCGCTCTCGCTCATAGACGATGCCTCGAGACAG GCACTGGAGCGTCTAGTCAAAAAGTTCAAGAGTGCTGATCAGAAACTCATCGTATACAACGCGTCTCCTGAAGTCCTGAAGAGCCTGGAGGCGGTGGAAGGCCTGGACAAACGCGCGCTGGGGGCTGCCACAGCCCTGGAGGCTCTCACGGCGATCGTTGACACCAGCGACCACATCGTTGAGACCACAGCGTTGTTGGAAAAGAAGGAAACATTATCTGAAAATTTTGTGTCGAACAATAACTGTGATGGACCGTAA
- the LOC141429311 gene encoding sodium-independent sulfate anion transporter-like isoform X2 produces the protein MDTEEGTPFPTQKVGGGWRRALERRVPLLAWAPRYSRLAAAADLVAGVTLGLTLVPQSIAYAALAGLPVHYGLYSSFMGTMLYMVFGTVKEVSIGPTSLMALLVLQACHGLPVQYVTLLAFLSGAVVLLMGLLRLGFLVDLISPPVTSGFTSGTAVIIVVTQLKGLLGLSFTAESIPDNLALIARQWDRVQLPDVLLSLVCCTLLLLLRVGPKRAALQRALWLVSISRNALVVAGAAFFAYHACDHDKPFIKLSGHVTPGLPPLSLPAFSLQGADNSTVSFTEMVHELGSAVIMMPIVMVLANIAIAKAFTSGGRVDATQEMLTLGVCNMAGALVHAMPTCGAFTRSAVSHSSGVQTPAAGLYSGIIVLLALRFMTHYFKFIPKACLSSVLICAVIFMIDLGTVRRLWRTSRAELAVLLLTFMVCLADSVERAVLVGVLAATAVLLRAVMRPAVHRHHLQVGGTEATRVRPTLALIFLNVEHVSAKLVAAARARPHAPLLLDCSALSLIDDASRQALERLVKKFKSADQKLIVYNASPEVLKSLEAVEGLDKRALGAATALEALTAIVDTSDHIVETTALLEKKETLSENFVSNNNCDGP, from the exons ATGGACACAGAGGAGGGCACGCCGTTCCCGACGCAGAAGGTGGGCGGCGGGTGGCGGCGCGCGCTGGAGCGGCGCGTGCCGCTGCTGGCGTGGGCGCCGCGCTACTCGCggctggcggcggcggccgaCCTGGTGGCGGGCGTCACGCTCGGCCTCACGCTCGTGCCGCAGAGCATCGCCTACGCCGCGCTCGCCGGCCTGCCCGTCCACTACGGACTCTACTCCTCCTTCATGG GCACGATGCTGTACATGGTGTTCGGCACGGTGAAGGAGGTGAGCATCGGGCCGACGAGCCTGATGGCGCTGCTGGTGCTGCAGGCGTGCCACGGGCTGCCCGTGCAGTACGTCACGCTGCTCGCCTTCCTCTCCGGCGCCGTCGTCCTGCTCATGGGCCTGCTGCGGCTCG GTTTCCTGGTGGACCTGATTTCGCCGCCGGTGACGAGCGGCTTCACGTCGGGCACGGCGGTGATCATCGTGGTGACGCAGCTGAAGGGTCTGCTGGGGCTGAGCTTCACGGCCGAGTCCATCCCGGACAACTTGGCGCTCATTGCGCGCCAGTGGGACCGCGTGCAGCTGCCCGACGTGCTGCTGAGTCTCGTCTGCTGCACCCTGCTGCTGCTGCTCAGA GTGGGCCCTAAGCGTGCGGCGCTGCAGCGCGCGCTGTGGCTGGTGTCCATCAGCCGCAACGCGCTGGTGGTCGCCGGCGCCGCCTTCTTCGCCTACCACGCCTGCGACCACGACAAGCCCTTCATCAAGCTCTCTG GGCACGTGACGCCGGGCCTGCCGCCGCTGTCGCTGCCGGCGTTCAGTCTGCAGGGCGCCGACAACAGCACGGTCAGCTTCACCGAGATGGTGCACGAGCTGGGCTCCGCCGTCATCATGATGCCCATCGTCATGGTGCTCGCCAACATCGCCATCGCCAAGGCTTTCA CGTCGGGCGGGCGCGTGGACGCGACGCAGGAGATGCTGACACTGGGCGTGTGCAACATGGCGGGCGCGCTGGTACACGCCATGCCCACGTGCGGCGCCTTCACGCGCTCCGCCGTGTCGCACTCCAGCGGCGTGCAGACGCCCGCCGCCGGCCTCTACTCTG gAATCATCGTACTACTGGCGCTGCGATTCATGACGCACTACTTCAAGTTTATTCCAAAGGCCTGCCTCTCGTCAGTTCTCATCTGCGCTGTTATatttatg ATCGACCTGGGCACGGTGCGGCGGCTGTGGCGCACGAGCCGCGCCGAGCTGGCGGTGCTGCTGCTGACGTTCATGGTGTGCCTGGCCGACAGCGTGGAGCGCGCCGTGCTGGTGGGCGTGCTGGCCGCCACCGCCGTGCTGCTGCGCGCCGTCATGCGCCCCGCCGTGCACCGCCACCATCTGCAG GTGGGCGGCACGGAGGCGACGCGCGTGCGGCCGACGCTGGCGCTGATCTTCTTGAACGTAGAGCACGTGTCGGCGAAGCTagtggcggcggcgcgcgcgcggccgcacGCGCCCCTGCTGCTCGACTGCAGCGCGCTCTCGCTCATAGACGATGCCTCGAGACAG GCACTGGAGCGTCTAGTCAAAAAGTTCAAGAGTGCTGATCAGAAACTCATCGTATACAACGCGTCTCCTGAAGTCCTGAAGAGCCTGGAGGCGGTGGAAGGCCTGGACAAACGCGCGCTGGGGGCTGCCACAGCCCTGGAGGCTCTCACGGCGATCGTTGACACCAGCGACCACATCGTTGAGACCACAGCGTTGTTGGAAAAGAAGGAAACATTATCTGAAAATTTTGTGTCGAACAATAACTGTGATGGACCGTAA